The window TTTTTAATAGTTAATAAAATATTTTAATTCGTTTATTTTTTCTTAGCTAAAGGTGCAAGCATCATAATCATTCTTTTACCTTCCAGTTTCGGCATCGATTCTACTTTGCCGTATTCTTCAAGCTGTTGTGCAAATTTCAAAAGAATTATCTCGCCTTGATCCTTGTAAACAATAGATCTACCTCTAAAAAATACATCTACTTTTACTTTACACCCAGATGCCAAAAACTTCATTGCATGTTTCAATTTAAACTCAAAGTCATGATCATCCGTATTAGGACCCAAACGAATTTCCTTTACTTCAACTTTTGTTGATTTTGCTTTTCTCTCTTTTTCTTTTTTCTTTAAATCATAAAGAAATTTTTGATAATCAGCGATTTTACATACAGGCGGATTTGCCGTCGGTGATATCTCAATTAAATCTAAACCTAATTCATCGGATAGTCTAATTGCATCTCTTAAATTATAAATATCCGGTGTTACATTATCACCTACTAAACGAACAACAGGAGCAGTAATTGCTCCGTTGATCTTGTGAAGATCTTCATTTTGTCTTCTGTTGTTTCTTTGATGTGGTCTTTGCACTAAATAAAAAATTGGTTAATACTTATTTGCTTAATTCTTTTTCGATTTCTAAATTAATATGATTAATAAATTCTTTAATAGAAAGAACTCCCATTTCACCTTCTCCATGCCTTCTTACAGACACAGTACCATCTTGGCTCTCTTTCTCCCCAACGAGTAAGATATAAGGGATTTTTTTCATTTCTGCATCTCTGATCTTTCTGCCTGTTTTTTCAGCACGACCGTCAACACTGCCGCGAACATCATTTGCTCTCAAATTCTTTCTTACTTCCTCAGCGTAATCATTATACTTTTCACTAATAG is drawn from Bacteroidales bacterium and contains these coding sequences:
- the infC gene encoding translation initiation factor IF-3 yields the protein MQRPHQRNNRRQNEDLHKINGAITAPVVRLVGDNVTPDIYNLRDAIRLSDELGLDLIEISPTANPPVCKIADYQKFLYDLKKKEKERKAKSTKVEVKEIRLGPNTDDHDFEFKLKHAMKFLASGCKVKVDVFFRGRSIVYKDQGEIILLKFAQQLEEYGKVESMPKLEGKRMIMMLAPLAKKK